A single window of Psychromonas ingrahamii 37 DNA harbors:
- a CDS encoding MucB/RseB C-terminal domain-containing protein — protein sequence MKLLFYSKTLITAVFILIAGAAFSVQATEMSNDQTVKKDNITAIEYLQLMQTAYKNLNYEILYLNNLKNTVEPKQLLHGVINQEEIAYFRYLNGAMRESLQYLQKISYFEQGSQPYTLQSTRNQSVFANIANFNYDKGLDSYEYIILGKGRIAGKTAMAIRMISKDQYRYSYIVWIDLDTHLPLRLDTINSSNIILDQIMVVSLKVSEQVNPWLESLSNQKLPELFHLSQTSNLQASLWKVDWLPAGFNIVKDDQHKLVMYENEPVSYIMLNDGIVSVSVYISAKKTTSEQQQKTIQRGATVLYTDQKNNFEINVIGEIPVATAKRLIESISIVE from the coding sequence ATGAAACTGCTCTTCTATTCTAAAACATTAATTACGGCTGTGTTCATATTAATTGCTGGTGCCGCATTTTCTGTTCAAGCAACAGAGATGAGTAACGATCAAACAGTCAAAAAAGATAATATAACGGCCATTGAATACTTGCAGCTTATGCAAACAGCCTATAAAAATTTAAATTATGAAATATTATATTTAAATAACCTAAAAAATACAGTTGAACCGAAACAACTACTCCATGGTGTTATTAACCAGGAAGAAATTGCTTATTTTCGTTATTTAAACGGTGCAATGCGTGAGTCTTTACAATATTTGCAAAAAATAAGTTATTTCGAACAAGGCTCACAACCCTACACGTTACAATCTACTCGCAACCAAAGTGTTTTTGCGAATATTGCTAATTTTAATTATGACAAGGGGTTAGACTCATACGAGTATATTATTTTAGGAAAAGGGCGTATTGCGGGTAAAACTGCCATGGCAATACGGATGATAAGTAAAGATCAATATCGTTATAGTTATATTGTTTGGATAGATCTTGATACCCATTTGCCATTACGCTTAGATACGATTAATAGTTCAAATATTATTCTCGACCAGATAATGGTTGTTTCATTAAAGGTCAGTGAGCAAGTTAACCCATGGTTAGAAAGTTTAAGTAATCAAAAACTGCCTGAATTATTCCATTTATCGCAAACATCTAATCTTCAAGCATCTTTATGGAAAGTCGATTGGTTGCCTGCTGGTTTCAACATTGTGAAAGATGATCAACATAAATTAGTGATGTATGAAAACGAGCCTGTTTCCTACATAATGTTAAATGATGGTATTGTTTCTGTTTCTGTTTATATCTCAGCTAAAAAAACAACATCAGAGCAACAGCAAAAAACAATTCAACGCGGCGCAACGGTTTTATATACCGATCAAAAAAACAATTTCGAGATTAATGTGATTGGTGAAATACCAGTTGCCACTGCCAAGCGTTTAATAGAGTCAATTTCAATAGTGGAATAA
- a CDS encoding sigma-E factor negative regulatory protein — translation MKDVNEQLSAIVDNEFIDEKLIDELLINKDKQELFSRYHLIGDVMRGDITDQFINFDISQQVMAKIEQPTKIAAVVELDTPTEKSKNNVISFVKRFGQYAIAASVAGVVVLASLVTSEPTFQNNSAGLEVLKTVPLGAANPVSLQTTKKQSQQEVKKHNDRLEALLNDHQLQLQTQP, via the coding sequence ATGAAAGATGTGAATGAACAACTGTCAGCGATTGTTGATAATGAATTTATTGATGAGAAGTTAATTGATGAACTACTGATTAATAAAGATAAACAGGAGCTATTTTCTCGTTATCATTTAATTGGTGATGTGATGCGTGGAGATATTACGGATCAATTCATTAATTTTGATATTAGTCAGCAAGTAATGGCTAAGATAGAACAGCCCACTAAAATAGCTGCTGTTGTGGAGCTTGATACTCCCACAGAAAAAAGTAAAAATAATGTTATCTCTTTTGTTAAACGTTTTGGACAATACGCGATCGCCGCATCTGTTGCAGGGGTAGTGGTGTTAGCAAGCCTTGTTACTTCTGAACCAACCTTTCAAAATAACAGTGCCGGGCTTGAAGTGTTAAAAACGGTGCCTCTGGGCGCTGCAAATCCGGTCAGTTTGCAAACAACTAAAAAACAATCGCAACAGGAAGTTAAAAAACATAATGACCGATTAGAAGCATTATTAAATGATCATCAATTACAGCTGCAAACACAACCCTAA
- a CDS encoding FAD assembly factor SdhE: protein MAEAVNKSRLLWACRRGMLELDVLFIPFVKEAYDDLSYSEQLTFERLLTNEDPDLFAWFMGHKSCPDAEQAKIIDVILKRVKV, encoded by the coding sequence ATGGCTGAAGCCGTCAATAAATCGCGTTTATTATGGGCATGTCGCCGAGGTATGTTAGAGCTCGATGTGTTATTTATCCCTTTTGTGAAGGAAGCTTATGATGACTTATCTTATTCTGAGCAGCTGACTTTTGAACGTTTATTGACCAATGAAGATCCGGATTTATTTGCCTGGTTTATGGGCCATAAAAGCTGTCCCGATGCCGAACAGGCGAAGATCATCGATGTCATACTCAAGCGCGTTAAAGTATAA
- the rpoE gene encoding RNA polymerase sigma factor RpoE, with amino-acid sequence MSERDLDLQLVRRIQNGDQVAFTLLVRKYQTRVANILTRYVRNTGDIADVAQEVFIKVHNSLPSFRGESAFYTWLYRITVNTAKNYLTSQSRRPPASDIDAMEADSFDGSDALREVDSPEGILRSQEVKKVILTTINELPSELKAAITFREIEGMSYEQIAIIEDCPIGTVRSRIFRAREMIDKHLKPLLAED; translated from the coding sequence ATGAGTGAGCGAGATTTAGATTTACAACTGGTTCGGCGTATTCAGAACGGGGATCAAGTTGCTTTTACATTGTTAGTTAGAAAATACCAAACTCGAGTTGCAAATATTTTAACGCGTTATGTGCGCAATACTGGCGATATTGCAGACGTAGCACAAGAGGTATTTATCAAAGTGCACAACTCCCTCCCCTCTTTTCGTGGAGAGAGTGCCTTTTATACCTGGCTATATAGAATTACCGTTAATACAGCCAAAAATTATTTAACAAGTCAAAGCCGTCGACCGCCAGCATCTGATATCGATGCAATGGAGGCTGATAGTTTTGATGGTAGTGATGCGTTAAGGGAAGTTGACAGTCCTGAGGGAATATTAAGATCTCAGGAAGTAAAGAAAGTAATCTTAACAACTATTAATGAATTACCCTCAGAACTAAAAGCTGCGATTACGTTTAGGGAAATTGAGGGTATGAGTTATGAGCAAATAGCAATTATCGAAGATTGTCCTATCGGCACAGTTCGATCTCGTATTTTTAGAGCTCGTGAAATGATAGATAAGCATCTGAAACCTCTATTAGCAGAAGATTAA
- a CDS encoding protein YgfX, whose amino-acid sequence MSYSSALKYNISVNTSIYRGVFVFTLYSSLILLLLLVVELTWLSITLSLFLLVIAAYGGKKSYADTYNIKLSDTGKMEVVLANKQLISAEIGASSFYNGFCLFIHLQSRPTDLSNLITQKKRSKKFIVIYKDAVKEDEYRLLARLIKIGQ is encoded by the coding sequence ATGTCATACTCAAGCGCGTTAAAGTATAATATTTCCGTAAACACCTCTATCTACCGAGGTGTTTTTGTTTTTACCTTGTACTCTTCCCTTATTCTATTATTACTGCTGGTTGTTGAATTAACTTGGCTAAGCATTACATTGTCTTTATTTTTACTGGTGATTGCGGCTTATGGCGGGAAAAAATCCTATGCCGATACTTACAATATAAAATTAAGTGATACAGGAAAAATGGAGGTTGTATTAGCGAATAAGCAGCTGATCAGCGCGGAAATTGGTGCCTCTTCCTTTTATAATGGTTTTTGCTTATTTATTCATTTGCAAAGCAGGCCTACTGATTTATCAAACTTAATCACCCAAAAAAAGCGCTCTAAGAAGTTTATTGTAATTTACAAAGATGCCGTTAAAGAAGATGAGTACCGGTTATTAGCCCGATTAATTAAAATCGGGCAGTAG
- the ygfZ gene encoding tRNA-modifying protein YgfZ — protein sequence MFKLSQLNNISQLPDLVLCPLTSWDLLSVTGEDRITFLQGQLTCDLTILKPGEQTLAAQCNPQGKVWSIFRVVVLNDRILLIQPKSVTAKQLPELQKYATFSKVEIKKETEYQLLGLAGCKSAANIAKNFNISATHEESHLLDDDQGVIIKQPYPSLRYLMIVKNQQATQLTEDLKDQASVYDDSLWNAMNIAAGIAFIEEETSGLFIPQMLNLQALNGISFTKGCYIGQETIARTKYRGANKRALFILTGRATEAPKAGQNVKVLLNNNWKRVGTIISGCQYGDGHIEVLAILPKNSESESVYQIQGIEGSTLYYAPLPYQIDD from the coding sequence ATGTTTAAACTTAGTCAACTCAATAATATTAGCCAGCTGCCCGACTTAGTCCTATGCCCGCTAACTAGCTGGGACTTACTTAGCGTAACAGGTGAAGATCGTATCACCTTCTTACAAGGACAGCTCACATGTGATTTGACGATTTTAAAACCAGGAGAGCAAACACTGGCCGCGCAGTGTAACCCGCAGGGAAAAGTTTGGAGTATTTTTCGAGTTGTTGTCTTAAATGATAGAATTTTACTCATTCAGCCGAAATCAGTAACGGCAAAACAGCTACCTGAATTACAAAAATACGCGACCTTTTCGAAAGTTGAAATAAAAAAAGAAACTGAATACCAATTATTGGGTTTAGCCGGCTGCAAATCTGCTGCAAATATTGCTAAGAATTTCAATATATCAGCCACTCATGAAGAGAGTCACCTGCTAGATGATGATCAGGGCGTTATCATCAAACAACCCTATCCATCATTACGTTATTTGATGATTGTAAAAAACCAGCAAGCAACACAGTTAACTGAAGACCTAAAAGATCAGGCCAGTGTTTATGATGATAGTTTATGGAATGCGATGAATATTGCTGCAGGCATCGCCTTTATCGAGGAAGAAACATCTGGATTGTTTATTCCTCAAATGCTCAATCTACAGGCTCTTAATGGTATCAGTTTCACTAAAGGTTGTTATATTGGTCAAGAAACCATTGCTCGGACAAAATACAGAGGAGCAAACAAACGGGCACTCTTTATTCTCACTGGCCGAGCAACTGAAGCGCCCAAAGCAGGACAAAATGTAAAAGTTTTATTAAACAATAATTGGAAGCGTGTTGGTACTATCATATCCGGATGCCAATACGGCGATGGACATATCGAAGTATTAGCCATTTTGCCAAAAAACAGTGAGTCAGAGAGTGTTTATCAAATACAAGGTATAGAAGGTTCAACCCTTTATTATGCCCCTCTACCCTATCAAATAGACGATTAA
- the nadB gene encoding L-aspartate oxidase encodes MTESKSISEKQHTCDVLIIGAGAAGLSLALKLAPHARINVLSKGKLSEGSTLYAQGGVAAVFSDDDSIEAHVKDTLIAGADLCDEEAVRFTVSNAKESIQWLIDTGVGFDTEINDDGQAQYHLTREGGHSHRRILHSADATGKEIETTLLSAVKKHKNINLMEGYNAVDLITSRQLNLPANRIIGAYVWNRKAERVEIIKANFVTLATGGASKVYQYTSNPDVSSGDGIALAWRSGCRIANMEFNQFHPTCLYHTDAKNFLLSEALRGEGAYLRRPDGTRFMLDFDERAELAPRDIVARAIDYEMKRLGADCMYLDISHKSKEFIVKHFPTIYHRCLSLGIDMAEQPIPIVPAAHYSCGGVMIDHHGQTDIDGLYAIGEVSYTGLHGANRLASNSLLECIVYAHACAKDIINRIPFYKERKFAKIPDWDESQVDDSDEAVVIQHNWHELRLFMWDYVGIVRTDKRLERALHRVQLLQQEIDEYYGNFKVSNNLLELRNLVQVAEIIIKSAMKRKESRGLHYNLDYPEQLDNPKPTILTPEKSC; translated from the coding sequence ATGACAGAAAGTAAATCAATAAGTGAAAAGCAACATACTTGTGACGTCCTGATTATTGGCGCTGGCGCTGCCGGGCTTTCATTAGCGCTAAAGCTCGCCCCGCACGCCAGAATCAATGTATTAAGTAAAGGTAAGCTTTCTGAAGGCTCAACCTTATACGCCCAAGGGGGCGTTGCTGCTGTTTTTTCCGATGACGATAGTATTGAAGCCCACGTCAAAGACACATTAATCGCAGGCGCTGATTTATGTGATGAAGAAGCGGTTCGCTTTACCGTCAGTAATGCTAAAGAGAGCATTCAATGGTTAATTGATACCGGGGTTGGTTTTGATACTGAAATTAATGACGATGGACAAGCACAATACCACCTCACGCGAGAAGGCGGGCATTCTCATCGCCGTATTCTTCACTCTGCTGATGCGACGGGAAAAGAGATAGAAACAACTTTACTCAGCGCCGTCAAAAAACATAAAAATATCAACCTGATGGAGGGTTATAATGCGGTTGATTTAATCACTAGCCGACAATTAAACCTACCGGCAAACCGCATTATAGGCGCTTATGTCTGGAACCGTAAAGCCGAGCGAGTTGAAATCATTAAGGCGAATTTTGTAACATTGGCAACAGGCGGTGCCAGTAAAGTTTATCAGTATACCAGTAATCCCGATGTCTCCAGCGGTGATGGTATTGCTTTAGCCTGGCGCAGTGGCTGCCGTATTGCCAATATGGAGTTTAATCAGTTTCATCCTACCTGCTTATACCATACCGATGCTAAAAACTTTTTGTTAAGTGAGGCGCTCCGTGGAGAAGGTGCTTATCTGCGGCGGCCCGATGGCACTCGCTTTATGCTTGATTTTGATGAGCGTGCAGAGCTCGCTCCCCGTGACATTGTTGCACGGGCAATAGATTATGAGATGAAACGTTTAGGTGCAGATTGTATGTATTTAGACATTAGCCATAAATCCAAAGAATTCATCGTTAAACACTTTCCAACTATTTATCATCGCTGCTTATCACTGGGTATTGATATGGCCGAGCAACCAATACCTATTGTACCCGCAGCCCATTATAGTTGTGGCGGAGTAATGATCGATCACCATGGACAAACGGATATAGATGGATTATATGCGATTGGAGAAGTCTCTTATACCGGCTTGCATGGCGCAAACCGCTTGGCCTCTAATTCGTTATTAGAGTGTATTGTTTATGCACACGCCTGCGCCAAAGATATTATTAACCGAATTCCTTTTTATAAAGAACGTAAATTTGCAAAAATTCCTGACTGGGATGAGAGTCAAGTAGATGATTCAGATGAAGCAGTGGTCATTCAGCACAACTGGCATGAACTGCGATTATTTATGTGGGATTATGTCGGTATTGTTCGAACCGACAAACGTCTAGAACGTGCTCTGCATAGGGTGCAGTTATTGCAGCAAGAAATTGATGAATATTACGGTAACTTTAAAGTAAGCAATAACCTTCTGGAACTTAGAAATTTAGTACAAGTTGCTGAAATAATAATAAAAAGTGCAATGAAACGAAAAGAAAGCCGAGGTTTACACTACAATCTTGATTATCCTGAACAACTGGACAATCCAAAACCCACTATTCTCACTCCTGAAAAAAGCTGTTAA